In Hahella sp. HNIBRBA332, the genomic window TTCCTACGACGAGATGCTGAACTTCGACGTGGCGGCGTACCTTGAAGAACATGCGCCTCACCTGAAAGATCAAGCGGACGTTATTACACACTGGGCCGGTTACAGCACCGTCAGCCCCAAGGTCCTGATGACCCTGATTGAAATGCAAAGCGGCTTGCTCAGCCATGGCGGACGCCAGTTCGCGGCCATGCAGCAGCCGATGGGCGAATTGTCTTCCGAATCCGGCTTCAATGCGCAGGTGCAGGATATCGCCACACGCCTCGCCACCAACTACTACAAAACTGTAGGACGAGAGCAACAGAATCTGTCTTTCGTGGGCCAGGGCATTGCGACGCAGTCCCTATCCGACGAATTGCGCAACAGCTCTGAAGGCGATGTCGAGGAGTTCCAGGAGGTCTATCATCGACTGTTCCCGGAAACAGCCCGGTCCGCAACGCCTTCGGCCGCTCCGTCTCTGAATCGTTTCGCCGCCTACACCCGTAACGCTGTTCCGCCGGATAACCTGCTGCAGTTGCCCTTCCCTGTGGGCGAACAGTGGTATTTCGGTGGGGCGCACACATACACCGGCAGCGGCAGCTACCCGCTTTCTTCTCTGGACTTGAACAACGGCGGCTACTGGGGTTCCAACACCTCCAACAAGTGGGCGGCGGCGTCGGCGGGAGGCACGGCAATTCGTCACTCTTCCTGTTTCGTTGAGGTTTTGCACGAAGGCGGCTGGTCCACCACTTACTATCACCTGGACAACATCCAGTTCCAGAATCGCGCCACGGTTTCCCGCAATCAGAAACTGGCGAACTACGCCAACAACCGCTCTCAAGCGCTCTGCGACGGCGGCAGCTCCACCGGTCCGCACCAGCATTTCAGCTTGAAGTACAACGGCGGCTACTTCCACCTTGAGGGCGTCGCCCTATCCGGTTACAAAGTAAAAACCGGTCGCTGGAGCTACGATGGCGACTGTAATTACTTCTGGCTGAGCAAAAACAACTATCGTTACTGCGCCAATCGCTCAATTAGCAACCCGGGTGTTCCCAACGGCGGCGATCCCACTGACGGAGGCGACGACAATGGGAGCGACGATGGCGGTGATGATAGCAACACTGA contains:
- a CDS encoding pre-peptidase C-terminal domain-containing protein gives rise to the protein MNRMIKSILTCALTALPFVAQAYDSDAIPDDQFIYSYDEMLNFDVAAYLEEHAPHLKDQADVITHWAGYSTVSPKVLMTLIEMQSGLLSHGGRQFAAMQQPMGELSSESGFNAQVQDIATRLATNYYKTVGREQQNLSFVGQGIATQSLSDELRNSSEGDVEEFQEVYHRLFPETARSATPSAAPSLNRFAAYTRNAVPPDNLLQLPFPVGEQWYFGGAHTYTGSGSYPLSSLDLNNGGYWGSNTSNKWAAASAGGTAIRHSSCFVEVLHEGGWSTTYYHLDNIQFQNRATVSRNQKLANYANNRSQALCDGGSSTGPHQHFSLKYNGGYFHLEGVALSGYKVKTGRWSYDGDCNYFWLSKNNYRYCANRSISNPGVPNGGDPTDGGDDNGSDDGGDDSNTETTLRNGQTVQNMSANKEDLTYYVLDVPAGSRNLYFKISGGRGDVDMYVKRGDRPGFNNYNCRPYTTTQDELCYYRTPQAGKYYIMLHAFSNYSGISLQVGYENDNDQGNNREMSNGQVYRNLSGAQGEKSYFRLNVPAGATNLRIEMSGGTGDADMHVMHQSQPTLSKYHCRPYSTTQVEWCSWRYPNAGTFHIMLHAFKPYSGIQLVATYKTGSGARASMNLTEHMEE